The Mucilaginibacter yixingensis genome window below encodes:
- a CDS encoding cbb3-type cytochrome c oxidase subunit I: protein MSTLAVQGHGTHHDEHGHGHEHHHETFVSKYIFSMDHKMIGKQFLITGITMAVIAMILSILFRIQLAYPDQSFPLLETLLGRFAPGGRLDPEFYLSLVTIHGTIMVFFVLTAGLSGTFSNLLIPLQVGARDMASPFMNMLSYWFFFIASVIMLSSFFIEKGPAGPGWTIYPPLSALPKAMKGSGEGMTLWLISMVFFIASSLLGGINYVSTVLNMRTKGMDLWKMPLTVWAFFLTAILGVLAFPVLVAGVVLLIFDRSFGTSFYLSDIVIGGAPQPFSGGSPILFQHLFWFLGHPEVYIVIMPAMGISSEIMSVNARKPIFGYHAMVYSLIGITVLSFIVWGHHMFVTGMNPFLGGVFMITTLIIAVPSAVKTFNWLATLWRGNLRFTPAMMFAIGLVSFFISGGLTGIFLGNAALDINLHDTYFVVAHFHLVMGSAAIFGMLAGVYHWFPKMFGRMMDERLGYLHFWLTFIGAYLVFFPMHFMGLDGVPRRYYAFTEFPSMARWLSVNVFITWSAIMAALAQVAFLVNFIYSIFWGKKATQNPWESNTLEWTTPVEHLHGNWPGEIPTVYRWPYDYSKPGAETDFIPQTVPLSETMSSNLPHDFEDNPAGLELHNTWTNTQKANNQEVK from the coding sequence ATGTCAACATTAGCAGTTCAAGGTCACGGAACACATCATGATGAGCACGGCCACGGCCACGAGCATCACCATGAGACATTCGTGTCCAAATATATCTTCAGCATGGATCACAAGATGATCGGCAAGCAATTCCTGATCACAGGGATTACTATGGCGGTTATCGCGATGATTTTATCGATCCTGTTCCGTATTCAGCTGGCCTATCCTGACCAATCTTTCCCTCTGCTGGAAACCCTGCTGGGCCGTTTTGCCCCAGGTGGTCGTCTGGATCCTGAGTTTTACCTGTCGCTGGTTACCATCCACGGTACCATCATGGTCTTCTTTGTATTGACAGCTGGTTTGAGCGGTACTTTCAGTAACCTGTTGATTCCTCTTCAGGTAGGTGCTCGTGATATGGCTTCTCCATTCATGAACATGCTGTCATACTGGTTCTTCTTTATCGCCAGCGTGATTATGCTGAGCTCTTTCTTTATTGAGAAAGGTCCTGCTGGTCCGGGTTGGACTATCTATCCGCCGCTTTCTGCATTGCCAAAAGCAATGAAAGGTTCTGGCGAAGGTATGACCCTGTGGCTGATTAGTATGGTGTTCTTCATCGCATCTTCACTGTTAGGTGGTATCAATTACGTATCAACCGTATTGAACATGCGTACCAAAGGTATGGACCTTTGGAAAATGCCGTTGACCGTTTGGGCTTTCTTCCTGACTGCTATCCTGGGCGTTCTGGCGTTCCCTGTACTGGTTGCAGGTGTGGTTCTGTTGATTTTTGACCGCAGCTTTGGTACCAGCTTCTATTTATCTGATATTGTTATCGGCGGCGCTCCGCAGCCGTTCTCTGGTGGTAGCCCAATCCTGTTCCAGCACTTGTTCTGGTTCCTGGGTCACCCTGAGGTATACATCGTAATTATGCCGGCCATGGGTATCTCTTCAGAGATCATGTCGGTAAATGCACGTAAACCAATCTTCGGTTACCATGCGATGGTTTACTCACTGATTGGTATTACTGTACTGTCATTCATCGTATGGGGTCACCACATGTTCGTTACGGGTATGAATCCGTTCCTGGGCGGTGTGTTCATGATCACCACGCTGATCATTGCGGTACCTTCAGCAGTAAAAACCTTTAACTGGTTAGCTACCCTGTGGCGCGGTAACCTGCGTTTCACTCCGGCTATGATGTTTGCTATTGGTCTGGTATCATTCTTCATCTCTGGTGGTTTGACCGGTATCTTCCTTGGTAACGCTGCTTTGGATATCAACCTGCACGATACTTATTTCGTAGTAGCTCACTTCCACCTGGTAATGGGTTCAGCCGCGATCTTTGGTATGTTGGCCGGTGTTTACCACTGGTTCCCTAAAATGTTCGGTCGTATGATGGACGAGCGTTTGGGTTACCTGCACTTCTGGTTAACTTTCATTGGTGCTTACCTGGTATTCTTCCCAATGCACTTTATGGGTCTGGATGGTGTGCCACGTCGTTACTACGCTTTCACCGAGTTCCCAAGCATGGCTCGTTGGCTGTCTGTAAACGTGTTCATTACCTGGTCTGCTATTATGGCTGCTTTGGCTCAGGTTGCGTTCCTGGTTAACTTTATCTACTCTATTTTCTGGGGTAAGAAAGCTACTCAGAACCCATGGGAGTCTAACACCCTGGAGTGGACTACACCTGTTGAGCACCTGCACGGTAACTGGCCTGGCGAAATTCCAACTGTTTACCGTTGGCCGTATGACTACAGCAAACCTGGTGCTGAAACGGATTTCATTCCGCAAACTGTGCCACTGTCTGAGACCATGTCATCTAACCTGCCGCACGATTTTGAAGACAATCCGGCTGGCTTAGAATTGCACAACACCTGGACAAATACTCAAAAAGCTAATAATCAAGAAGTAAAATAA
- a CDS encoding heme A synthase yields the protein MSVTNSRKRFLSFNLGGVITLFLVILAGGVVRSSGSGMGCPDWPKCFGCVVPPTNISQLPADYKQKYVAGRVKKNQRFAKTLDALGYHDLANRIREDKSILIPEDFNPAKTWIEYANRLVGVVSGIFLLLTAIYSFNYWSLNKGIVLASVGNLILVGFQGWLGSVVVSLNLVPWVVTVHMLLALGLVALSIYTYHAAKVNGKPKLQFKGIVWTMTILALILTVTQICFGTDVRERIDEVAAHLQGYRQDWVSRAGGIFTRHRDSAILVLIINVALYALIRKGYSRHSVHQQLMSFTFLMIMLQILSGIALSYFALPPYAQATHILISTLIFGAQFYLLLNLYRTANMKEVKA from the coding sequence ATGAGCGTTACCAATTCCCGGAAAAGATTTTTATCCTTCAATCTTGGAGGTGTAATCACGTTGTTTCTAGTGATTTTGGCGGGCGGAGTGGTACGCAGTTCTGGTTCTGGTATGGGCTGCCCTGATTGGCCCAAATGTTTTGGCTGCGTGGTGCCGCCAACAAACATCTCTCAATTACCGGCCGATTACAAACAGAAATATGTAGCCGGTCGCGTTAAAAAGAACCAACGCTTTGCTAAAACTCTGGATGCACTGGGCTATCATGATTTGGCTAACCGCATCCGCGAAGACAAATCCATTTTAATTCCCGAAGATTTTAATCCGGCTAAAACCTGGATAGAGTACGCTAACAGACTGGTGGGCGTGGTGTCAGGCATATTTTTATTGTTGACCGCCATTTACTCATTCAATTACTGGAGCTTAAACAAAGGTATTGTGCTAGCTTCTGTTGGTAACCTGATTTTGGTAGGTTTTCAGGGTTGGTTGGGTTCTGTAGTGGTATCTTTAAATTTGGTGCCCTGGGTAGTTACTGTACATATGCTGTTGGCCCTGGGACTAGTGGCTTTAAGTATTTATACCTACCATGCCGCTAAGGTTAACGGAAAACCCAAATTGCAATTCAAGGGTATTGTTTGGACGATGACTATTTTGGCGCTGATCTTGACCGTGACGCAGATTTGCTTTGGTACCGATGTGCGAGAGCGTATTGACGAAGTAGCGGCTCATTTGCAAGGTTACCGTCAGGACTGGGTGAGCAGGGCAGGGGGGATCTTTACCCGTCACCGTGATTCGGCTATACTGGTGCTGATCATTAACGTAGCACTTTACGCCCTGATCAGAAAAGGATATAGCCGTCATTCCGTTCATCAGCAACTGATGAGTTTTACATTTTTAATGATCATGCTGCAAATTTTAAGCGGTATTGCATTATCATATTTTGCGTTGCCGCCATATGCGCAGGCTACACATATTTTAATATCAACGCTGATTTTCGGTGCACAGTTCTATCTGCTGCTTAACCTGTATCGTACAGCAAACATGAAGGAGGTGAAAGCATGA
- the cyoE gene encoding heme o synthase, producing the protein MKGSDFSKLIKTRLTFLVTFSASIAFLIGSKMTGNGDINWYNWGKLIVGGFLVTSAANCFNEVIEKDLDKLMKRTMDRPMPAGRMTTGQGLVLGLFMGIMGTYLLGSLNILTGLLSVFSVLLYAFAYTPLKQKSPIAVFVGAFPGALPPLIGYVAAHGKIDEVAVILFLIQFVWQFPHFWAIAWVLDDDYKLAGFRLLPTGKRDVGSAVITFVLLIVLLPVSLLPTIYNFGGYWVGGVSLLCSLIFLYQGFVLLRTREIKAARQLMFGSFFYLPVVQLMFLFDFIGKVK; encoded by the coding sequence ATGAAAGGCAGCGATTTTTCAAAACTGATTAAAACCAGGCTCACGTTCCTGGTTACATTCTCGGCCTCTATAGCCTTCTTGATCGGTTCTAAGATGACCGGAAACGGCGACATTAACTGGTATAACTGGGGAAAGCTGATCGTCGGTGGTTTCCTGGTAACATCAGCAGCAAATTGCTTTAATGAAGTAATTGAGAAAGATCTGGACAAGCTGATGAAGCGCACCATGGACAGACCAATGCCAGCCGGACGTATGACCACCGGTCAGGGTTTGGTGCTAGGCTTGTTTATGGGTATTATGGGTACCTATCTGTTAGGTAGCTTAAATATCTTAACAGGTCTGTTATCGGTGTTTTCTGTATTACTTTATGCATTTGCTTATACGCCATTAAAACAGAAATCGCCTATCGCAGTATTTGTAGGTGCATTTCCTGGCGCATTGCCACCGCTGATTGGCTATGTAGCAGCGCACGGAAAAATTGATGAGGTAGCTGTCATTCTGTTCCTGATTCAATTTGTATGGCAATTCCCACACTTCTGGGCCATTGCCTGGGTGCTGGATGATGATTATAAATTGGCCGGCTTCCGTTTACTGCCTACAGGCAAGCGCGATGTGGGTAGTGCAGTTATTACCTTTGTGTTGTTAATTGTTTTACTACCAGTTAGTTTGCTGCCAACTATTTACAATTTTGGTGGTTACTGGGTGGGTGGCGTATCATTATTGTGCAGCCTGATATTTTTATACCAAGGTTTTGTACTTTTGCGCACCCGTGAGATTAAGGCGGCCCGTCAACTGATGTTCGGCTCGTTCTTTTATCTGCCAGTGGTACAATTAATGTTTTTGTTTGATTTTATCGGAAAAGTGAAATGA
- a CDS encoding cytochrome c oxidase subunit 3, with protein MMAQLQQENDRINYGAKKFNMWIFVFCSFMLFMAFSSGMIVYMGGSGHGLNVTLPAAFRYSTLILILSSVSLFISSKAAKASDLGKQQRFLWITIVLGLGFLVMQVYGWYVLAYNMRIFLTDPNASRSFVYVITLMHLLHIIGGLIFLFYAVSGSIRKIPQVRNLYRMEMSSIFWHFLDIVWIYLYVFLLLNQH; from the coding sequence ATGATGGCTCAGTTACAGCAAGAAAATGATAGAATAAACTACGGCGCCAAGAAATTCAACATGTGGATCTTCGTGTTCTGCTCTTTTATGCTATTTATGGCATTTAGCAGCGGTATGATTGTTTACATGGGAGGGAGTGGACACGGCCTGAACGTGACGCTGCCGGCGGCCTTTAGATACAGCACTTTAATATTGATTTTGAGCAGCGTTTCGCTGTTTATATCGTCAAAAGCGGCCAAGGCATCAGACCTGGGCAAGCAACAACGATTTTTATGGATAACCATTGTTTTAGGACTCGGATTTCTGGTGATGCAGGTTTACGGCTGGTATGTACTGGCTTACAACATGCGCATCTTTTTGACAGACCCTAACGCCTCGCGCTCTTTTGTGTATGTAATTACTTTAATGCACTTACTGCACATTATTGGCGGCCTGATCTTCCTGTTTTATGCCGTGAGCGGCAGCATCAGAAAGATACCGCAAGTGAGGAACCTGTATCGCATGGAAATGTCATCGATTTTTTGGCATTTTCTCGATATTGTATGGATTTATCTCTATGTTTTTTTACTTTTGAACCAACATTAA
- a CDS encoding cytochrome c oxidase subunit 3, whose translation MSTSTTVSPIDEVKTTPWAGGRAPFSVEYGKMMMWFFLLSDAFTFSSLLIAYGALRFSSNVWPAPDLVFQSVPGMYENGAPLVFVGIMTFILIVSSVTMVLAVEAGHRNSRKEAAGWMVATIIFGLMFLGCQALEWSHLHHDGFWWGSTPKDLQEYFHGATSRTYAQQFANLFFTITGFHGFHVFSGVVINFIILINVLKGTYEKRGSYLMVEKVGLYWHFVDLVWVFVFTFFYLV comes from the coding sequence ATGAGTACAAGTACAACAGTATCACCAATTGATGAAGTAAAGACCACACCGTGGGCCGGTGGCAGAGCGCCATTTTCGGTAGAGTACGGGAAAATGATGATGTGGTTCTTCCTGCTTTCAGATGCTTTTACCTTTTCTTCTTTATTGATCGCTTACGGCGCCCTGCGCTTCAGCTCTAATGTATGGCCTGCACCAGATCTGGTTTTCCAGTCGGTACCGGGCATGTATGAAAACGGCGCTCCGCTGGTTTTCGTAGGTATCATGACGTTCATACTCATCGTAAGCTCTGTTACCATGGTATTGGCGGTTGAGGCCGGTCATCGCAATTCACGTAAAGAAGCTGCGGGCTGGATGGTAGCCACTATTATATTTGGTTTAATGTTCCTGGGTTGTCAGGCTTTAGAGTGGAGCCACTTACATCACGATGGTTTCTGGTGGGGCAGCACTCCAAAAGATCTGCAGGAGTATTTCCACGGTGCAACATCAAGAACCTACGCACAACAGTTTGCCAACCTGTTCTTTACCATTACCGGTTTCCACGGTTTCCACGTATTTAGCGGTGTAGTGATTAACTTCATCATCCTGATTAACGTACTGAAAGGTACTTACGAGAAACGAGGCAGCTACCTGATGGTTGAAAAAGTTGGTCTGTACTGGCACTTTGTAGACTTAGTTTGGGTATTCGTATTTACCTTCTTCTATTTAGTTTAA
- a CDS encoding cytochrome C oxidase subunit IV family protein: MSEHTHDAHLEHGHDDHEGMTKGRILKVAGILTAITAVEFVIALVLVPRGVIALHLANPIYITLTLLKAFYIIAFFMHLKFEKKGLIYSIGIPIIFIIGLILVLTNESHHWIDLREVLHLAK, translated from the coding sequence ATGTCTGAACATACACACGACGCTCACCTTGAGCACGGACACGATGACCACGAAGGAATGACCAAAGGCCGCATCTTGAAAGTGGCTGGTATACTAACTGCTATCACTGCAGTTGAGTTTGTCATCGCCCTTGTGCTGGTACCTAGAGGTGTTATTGCTTTGCACCTGGCTAACCCAATTTATATTACTTTAACGCTGTTGAAAGCTTTCTACATCATCGCTTTCTTTATGCACTTGAAGTTTGAGAAAAAAGGTCTGATTTACTCAATCGGTATTCCTATTATTTTCATTATTGGCCTGATCCTGGTATTAACAAACGAAAGCCACCACTGGATTGACCTTCGCGAAGTTTTGCACCTGGCCAAATAA